A segment of the Neoarius graeffei isolate fNeoGra1 chromosome 5, fNeoGra1.pri, whole genome shotgun sequence genome:
gttCTTCATATTCAGGCACACGGCAAAGGAAGTAAACCCGAAAAGTGGCCTAATAGGGAAACTATTTCCTTAAATCTGTTGCAATAAATACAATAACAATCTACAGAGGGAATGGGAATGGTTCCATTTGCAGGATAAAGTAGTAAAGAATAAAGTTACAAAAAAAAGTAGGCTATAGGTCTACTAATCCTATTTAGACAAACTCTTCCTAGCTGTAAACACTACCATCAATGTACCAGAATGCCTTAATTTTTGAATTATTATATAtttgcatgatgatgatgatgatgatgatgattattattattattattattattattaattattatcatCTGACAGCAGCATTACTGTGTCTATATAATGATTTCATAAAGAAAGGAAAAGTTACGATGAAAcatcaaaatattttaaacacctATACTCAAGAGTATACTAAGATTTAGGTCTAAAAACTTCTTTCATTAGGGAGACAGGAATTTCTCTGTTTTCTGGCTTTTAAACTTCTTTCACAACCTATCATGTATGTCACCAAGTTATTTTTCCTCTATGGCTTACACGCCTGTTCATTTTCATGCTGAGATGATGTCCTCCAGCGTCTGCTTTTAAAGACAGATAAGTCATGGCTCCATCTTACTCGATTAATTAAGAGTGTGTGATTATGATAACTGTAGAAAAACGGTTGAAATTTCACGAACGCAAATCTACTGCGAATCAATTAAGCCTACATCTATAAATTTATTTAATCTACTGCAAATATATTACCACTGCCTACTACTAGGGTGAAAAATAACTAACTTTAAACAACTAACCAGAAGCAAAAGTAAAAGAAGTCCTGAATGGCACATGGATGGTTCAGTCCAAATTTAGATTAGGTCACGTCGAAACCCAAATGTTTTAAGGGGCATATATGAGCTTACTTATTTGTAATACAGCAAATTAAAATGTCCCACTCTCGCTATTTTATCTAGGGAACACAGTGAAATATAAGTGGGGCAAAAACCACCTATGTTCCAGATCGGGGTGGTCAGGAAAGTGTGGACCTGCCAGCAAAACGGCTCTAAGTTTATTTTAAGAACAGCCTGAAAAAACGAAACCagggtttttattatttttactcaTAACTCTAAATAGGTATATGGTCAGGAAAATATTAGGCCAATTTAGCAGTTTTAGGAGGCATAGAAAAGCGATGtatattctattattattattattattattattattattattattattattattattattattattattaatattaatattattattattgctggtaTTAGTACTACTAGTATGATAGTtcctgctataataataataataataataataataataataggagtaGGAGTAATACTTGTTGTAAATTAGTATGCCTGCATGTGATATGCTAAAATGAGAATTTAATTGAATCGTGTTCTTTACACTGCTCGTATTCGTTCACGTAGCAAATATTAATTACAGTGGAGTTTTAAATGAAAGCGTTACAGGGTAACTTACTGTaattctctcctcttcagcttctCTTCAAAGTTCTAATAACGACCCAGACTGACAATTTTGAACTTGATGTCTGTGTGGCTCCTGATAAATAAGAATCTTCTTTGACCTTCGGAAACTAAAAGACTGTTTCATTTACAGATGGCTTCAAAATTAAATCATTTAGTAATTTGAGAAGATTTTCTTTCAGGCAACTCTaatttaaatccttttttttttaatcagacccAGACTGAATCTCGTCTTCTCCTATGTCTATCGCTATAGTGCTTCTGACACCTCAACAAAGTTGGCTCatggtcagaaaaaaaaaaatccagtagaGAAAACCAAACACATCAGTACCTGTTTTCTGTTTtcatccccctttttttttttttttttttacaatgctgAGAGAGATGTGTGGTCGTTTCCTGTCAGACGGTCAAAGGCTTCAGTGACACGGAAAGCGCCTTGGCTAGACTGCAACTGTCAACTTGACCTTGGCCTCCAGCCATGCCTAAACTCTTATGGACAAAACCCTGACAATTTCTGGACAGAATACTCCAAATTCTAAAAATGCACAGTTCAataagtgtgatttttttttttggtgacaaTTTTATGTAGGGCTTTGCCGCTTTATTTGATTCGTTGTCACtggccatattttttttttttgtgtgtgtgtgtgtgccacaaACTTCGAATCATCATAATGGCATTAATTGGAAAGACGTTTAGCTGGCCATTATAATGTTTCATGAATGGATATCAGGTTTTTATCTCTCCATTTCAGAGCAAATTATCCCATGGATTTCTTAAACGTGTTATAGACACAGTGCCTATAACAAAGTGTAAAATATGTAACAGTTCTGTCAAACTATACCAGAATGTTATGCTGCAAGACTTAAACGTCATCTTTATTGACTGAAAATAGGTTACATTAGCATCCAACCGGGCAGTGCGTTAAAGAAACAGAAAAAATCCGACATTAGACTCATGAACATAAAATGCTGGTCACTTGTGAGCGACAAGTTCTTGATGGGTTTCAAAAAACGAATttttacaaattataaataaccaaacttaacacgtttaagtaaaaaaaaaaaaacaggtcaaaCTATAAGAGAAATGTCTAACTATAAGAGAAATTAGTTTTGGATTTTATCAGAGCACCACTTGGTTCCTAATCAAACACTAAACTGTACAGATATTTAGTCTCTCTTCTTTATCTCAGTTcagtggtaaaaaaaagaaaaagaaaaaaaatcatgcccATGCTTTACACTATCTTCTGCCTTGCACGCTTATCGTCCTCCTTTGCATATCACGTGCTTCGCTTCGTCCAATTACCGTTCGCGTTTAGTCTGCACGGGCGCGTGAGCGTCGCTTTACTCTCTCAAGTTCACCGTCGCATATTTTCAGTCGTGGGGATTCCTGAAAGAGCTGGAAAAGGCTCAATGTTGGTCGTGCTATGACAGCGTCTCTGCTCCTCCATTCCCGCTGGATCGAGCCGGTGATGTTTCTCTGTGACAGCGGCTGCTCAGACGACGTGAGCAAGAACATGGAGGGATTCGCGGGAGGCAATTTCTCAGCCAACCAGTGCCGGAATCTCGTGGCCCACCCGACTTCTCTTGCTCCCGGTGCGCCCTATGGATCGAGTGAAGTGCCCGTATCTGGCGTGACGGAACCTGTCAAGCAGTGCAGCCCGTGCTCGGCGGCGCAGAACTCCCCCGGTGCTGCTTCTTTGCCCTATGGATATTTCGGTAGTGGCTATTATCCGTGCCGAGTATCACATCACGGCGCAGTGAAGTCCTGCGCGCAGCCTGCCGCTTACGCAGACAAGTACATGGAGACGTCTGTCTCCGGAGAGGAGTTCTCGTCCCGAGCCAAGGAGTTCACTTTCTATCAGGGCTACTCGTCCGGACCTTACCAACCCGTACCCAGTTACCTGGACGTGCCAGTCGTGCCAGCTCTAAGCTCTGCTCCGGAACCGAGACACGAGTCCATTTTGCCCGTGGAAACTTACCACCAGCCTTGGGCCATCACGAACAGCTGGAACAGCCCTGTGTACTGCCCAAAGGAGCAGACCCAGTCCAGTCATCTCTGGAAGTCGTCTCTTCAAGGTATTAGGCCTACGTGCATCCATTTAACCTGTCGTTCATCATTATTATAACATTTCGGAGTATGAACAGGAAATCAACATTTTACACAATTCTGTGCAAAAATATTATTACCCTACAAATATagtctatacttttttttttttttgcaacatttgGGTTAAACTCTATATCAGAAACAGCGTTTATGGCGCTCGTTTAGTTCTttacatgaatgtgtttatattcATCAGTTCAGCTTGACCTTGATGTGTATCTTCATTTACCCCATTTCTAAAATTTGACATGTATGTTCTTTTCTTTGAATGTGCTAACGAATCAGAGTTTATCTGGATGAATTTGTAAATATTTTCTTATGAGTTTTTGCCATCGATTTAACCATTATATACATATttatgtattatttatttatttctaatcTCGGCCCCTAGACAATGTGTCAGGAAGTGATGGCGCTTCCCTTCGCCGCGGAAGGAAGAAGCGCGTCCCCTATACCAAAGTCCAGCTAAAAGAACTGGAGCGCGAATATGCGGCCAATAAGTTCATCACCAAGGATAAACGGAGACGGATATCTGCTCACACAAACCTGACCGAGCGCCAGGTCACCATCTGGTTTCAGAACAGGAGGGTAAAGGAGAAGAAGGTGGTCAACAAATTCAAGAGCATCACTTAAGGGGCTACAGAATTTGAGACGGACAGAGAGAAGCCACTTCGTTATTTATTATGTTCCTCTGGGAGTGACTGTGCTGAGATGTGTAGCTTCCatgcaagaaaaacaaaaacaaaaaaactttctGCTTAACCTTGAAGGACATATATGTTACACGGTGGTCGTGATGAGGGGCAAATAAACTACCAACACATTTGTATGCATATACACAATTTCTTTGTTTTTGTGGCAGTGCTACCCGCCACATTAACCCTGTTCGTACTGTAACACGAAACCATTGGGTTAATTGTAATTGCGCGAGACACAAATGCTGTGTTTAGGTTCAGGAACATGAAGCTACAATCAACCCAATGTTGCCAGAATACGCCGTTAAGGCTATAGACCAGAGGTCATCTACTCCAGCCCTGGAggtccggagtccagctcagtttGGTGATTTTCAGGCTCAAAGACACCTGATTCAACTTGCATCCAGTACTGGAATTGATGACCCCAGCTACAGACCACCATTACATTACTAGTTTATGTAAATAAATAAGCATCCTCTTAGATATGACTACATGGTATCTTAAAGATTTTAGATAGAAAATATAATTATTCACAGATTGCTCAGTGTTTGTACCCTGCTAAGTCTCTAGTCCAGGTTGTTTATGGAGCAAGCTCCTTCCTATTTGTTACTGCAAACAATATTCCAATAAAACTCCCAATTTTAATATTTCCAGTAAGGACTGCAAAATGCTCATCGTTATGCCTAGATTGTTTGAGCATTGTAaaagtgttttttccccccctcagaaATACAGGTGGAAAAAATAGACAAAAAGACAGCATTTATGTGACAATGTTACAGGCGGGGGGGAACGAAACTTGAATGTACACCACAATGTTGCCATCTAGTGGTAGACTTGAGTCATGGCATCTGTGGAAGCAGTAGGAAGAAATATGGAACTTCCAGGATTAAGGAGAAACCTAAAATGAAAATACCACATGAGGACTTTGTATACAGGACAAGGTATAGCCTAGACGTAGTTCAAATAGTAGGGCACGTGTAATATCAGAGCAGGGTACGAAAGTACATTTTAAGTGCAACGACATTCGCAACACAATGTAAtaagtgaacaggtattccaggtaTTACACACAACATGATAAGACTCGGGACAAACCATCCAAATGGGAAATAACACAAATTACTATTACTGTTACTATGATCGTAACCCCCCTCCCCCCGTAGAACACAGGCTAACTGAGCTCTTATTATAGCTCTACACTATTATAATGACTTTAAGGCCTCACAAAATGACACTGCAGCCATTCCTCAGGGCAATTATGTCATTCGCAGTATGACATAATTAATTGCCTCAAGACTTGAGTGCAAatgtttaaaatatttaaattgAATGTAAATGTTCTGTAAAACCtgtaccactttttttttttgaccaagtTTACCAAGATGTGTCTGTGTGTTGGGAGAAGAGAGGCATAATGAATAAGCCATGCTTAATACTCGGCATCCCTGAAAGTAGGGGACAAATGCTGGTTTTACAGAACATTTACactcattttaaacatttacACTCCAGTGCTGGGGCAATTAATTCTGTCGTACTGCGAATATCATACTAAGATCAATTAATTGCCCTGAGGAGTGGCTGCATTGTCGTTTTGCGAGGCTTTAAAGTCATTGTAATAGTATAGAGCTATAATAAGAGCTCAGTTTGGTGTTTTAATTATGGATGACTATATAttagcaataaataaatgattagtgTGTGAAGAGATACGTAACATCAATTGATGGGCCTACCAACGATCGGAGTATAAATCAATTAATTCTTGTGGAATAAATGAAATGTGCTGTGATCTGCATCCCGTATTGGCCTGGAAAAGCACGTGGACCTTGGAAAAATAttattttccacttttttttttttaaaacaaaacgtATTTTAAGGGATCGCTTCTCCAGACGTTTCTGCaccaactatatatatatatatatatatatatatatatatatatatatatatatatatatatatatatatatatatatatatatatatactactcaAACTCTATAGTCATTTGATGTCCATTCATTTAGGTTTTCAATATTTCTAACACTTAAAGAAACTCGAAACGGATATGGAAAATAAAAACTAGCCACGTAGAACTTAACAAGACACTGACAGTGCACACAGTCtttgattttaaaataaaaatggtgataaaaaattatttaattctTTAAATTCTTTCAAATCCTTTCAAATTAATTAAAATATAAATTCTTAATATTTTAACAATCATTAAAAATTCTATTTAAAATCACATTTtcaatcttttttaaaattcaaAATAAAACAATTTGTTTGCCATATTATCACCAAAGAGACGATAAATTTCAGAGGCTTTCAAACATGCACATCTTTATACATGTAATTTTTTTGTAAGGAAATTCACATGATTACCTTCTAAATTaatgaataaattaatttttGAAGACAGTCTTGCACCTTGGTTTTACCATATAATACAAATTTCCAATTTCTTTTTTAAAGACTACAATCTTATCAAAATCATAAGATACCTAGTATCTGATGTTTGTTAAAGCTATAACATTTTGACCCTCAATAAGCTTCAAAGTTATGCatcatatatataatttattcagCGACATGTAGACAACATTTTAAGGTTGTGACACTGATTAAAGTCCCAATTCCAAGGTCTCGAAATGTAATCCAGAAACTAATTATGGAACAATAAGGTGCAGATGAATGAACTTAAAAGGCAGTGAATATAAAACGTGGTTTAGACCAATGCAGTTATATGGCAGAGAGTAATCTAGTCTCTTAAGTCGAAAAtgaatattgtttaaaaaaaatgggcaagcatggtGAAGATGACATTACAGTTTTATTCATTATTTTCCTCCTTGCATCAcattaaaaagaaaatcataAAATTGTCCAAAGTAACGCAGAACCTTCGAACACATAGATGCAGGaaataagaaataaaaagaaaaaagaaattggGGCCGTATGTTTTCATGGTAGTTTAAATGAACGCGGTCAGCTTTTGAAGTGGTGGATAAAAAGCGACTTAAAAGACAAAACACTGTACAAAATTTCCCACACTTGTCTAATCCAATAGATGTGTGCCAAATGTACCTATGTGTACTAAACGACCGCCACTCTCATTGTGGGTTAAACAGTGTGTCATCAGCCCTTCAGTTACAACTACAGTTCTGGGCTATACACAACTATATACATAATAAATACATTAGATGATGAAAAATTTCGAATGCATTAATAAAACGAAATACAAAAACACAATGCATTTCAGTTTTAAGCCAGCAAGAACATACTGCAAGAGGAAA
Coding sequences within it:
- the hoxa13b gene encoding homeobox protein Hox-A13b; amino-acid sequence: MTASLLLHSRWIEPVMFLCDSGCSDDVSKNMEGFAGGNFSANQCRNLVAHPTSLAPGAPYGSSEVPVSGVTEPVKQCSPCSAAQNSPGAASLPYGYFGSGYYPCRVSHHGAVKSCAQPAAYADKYMETSVSGEEFSSRAKEFTFYQGYSSGPYQPVPSYLDVPVVPALSSAPEPRHESILPVETYHQPWAITNSWNSPVYCPKEQTQSSHLWKSSLQDNVSGSDGASLRRGRKKRVPYTKVQLKELEREYAANKFITKDKRRRISAHTNLTERQVTIWFQNRRVKEKKVVNKFKSIT